From Micromonospora echinospora, one genomic window encodes:
- a CDS encoding cytochrome P450 family protein, with amino-acid sequence MDGQRPLVVDPTGRDIHGEGARLRRRGPVARVELPGGVEAWAVSSPDLLRRLLTDPRVSKDPRRHWPTWIDGRISPEWPLYSWVAVRNMFTAYGDEHRRLRTLVARAFTARRTAALRPRVEEITTNLLDRVAEAGRHGNVVDLRETFAYPLPIQVISELFGLPGERRAELRSIVDSVFHTSAGPEEVTATYARLYAVLGDLVAAKRRSPGDDMTSALIAAREDEGGTRLSEQELLDTLLLMISAGHETTVNLIENAVHALLTHSEQRAHVMSGRASWDDVIEETLRQDAPVANLPLRYAVQDIELAGTLIRRGEAILVAYAAAGRDPERYGADADRFDVTRTDKEHLSFGHGAHHCLGAPLGRLEARVALPALFARFPGLTLAVPPGQVEPVESFISNGHRTLPVHLGPS; translated from the coding sequence ATGGACGGGCAGAGGCCGCTGGTGGTGGATCCGACGGGCCGCGACATCCACGGGGAGGGCGCCCGGCTCCGGCGACGGGGGCCGGTGGCCCGCGTCGAACTCCCCGGTGGGGTCGAGGCTTGGGCGGTCAGCAGTCCCGACCTGCTGCGGCGGCTGCTCACCGACCCCCGGGTCTCCAAGGATCCGCGTCGGCACTGGCCGACCTGGATCGACGGGCGGATCTCCCCCGAGTGGCCGCTGTACTCCTGGGTCGCCGTGCGGAACATGTTCACCGCCTACGGCGACGAGCACCGGCGGCTGCGGACGCTGGTCGCCCGGGCCTTCACGGCGCGCCGGACCGCCGCCCTGCGACCGCGCGTCGAGGAGATCACCACGAACCTGCTGGACCGCGTCGCCGAGGCAGGGCGACACGGGAACGTGGTCGACCTGCGGGAGACGTTCGCCTACCCGCTGCCCATCCAGGTGATCAGCGAGCTGTTCGGCCTGCCCGGAGAACGGCGGGCGGAACTGCGGTCCATCGTCGACAGTGTCTTCCACACCTCCGCCGGCCCGGAGGAGGTCACCGCCACGTACGCCCGGCTCTACGCCGTCCTGGGTGACCTCGTCGCCGCGAAGCGGCGGTCACCCGGCGACGACATGACCAGCGCGCTGATCGCCGCCCGCGAGGACGAGGGCGGCACCCGGCTCAGCGAACAGGAACTGCTCGACACCCTGCTGCTCATGATCAGCGCGGGTCACGAGACCACCGTCAACCTGATCGAAAACGCCGTCCACGCCCTGCTCACCCATTCCGAACAACGCGCCCACGTGATGTCGGGCCGCGCCTCCTGGGACGATGTGATCGAGGAGACGCTGCGGCAGGACGCGCCGGTGGCCAACCTGCCGCTGCGGTACGCGGTCCAGGACATCGAACTCGCCGGCACGCTCATCCGCCGGGGCGAGGCCATCCTGGTCGCGTACGCCGCCGCCGGCCGCGATCCGGAGCGGTACGGCGCGGACGCCGACCGCTTCGACGTCACCCGGACCGACAAGGAGCACCTGTCCTTCGGTCACGGCGCGCACCACTGCCTCGGTGCCCCGCTGGGTCGCCTGGAGGCGCGGGTGGCGCTGCCGGCGCTCTTCGCCCGGTTCCCCGGACTCACCCTGGCCGTGCCGCCCGGGCAGGTCGAGCCGGTGGAGTCCTTCATCTCCAACGGACACCGGACCCTGCCCGTACACCTCGGCCCGAGCTGA
- a CDS encoding FAD-dependent oxidoreductase, giving the protein MGDVIVVGGGIVGLTTAVRLQERGARVTVFTADPPERLVSTVAAAVWYPTHTDADPRVLRWAATTYEEFRRQAADGVPGVLLRRTRMFQRQAADGLPWWAEAAGDVQAVDAPAPYVRELRFVAPLAETATYLDWLGDRLVAGGGQVVRRRVESLDALFAEAPVVVNAAGLAAGALCGDPTVLPVRGQVVLVANPGLDVSVRDEDDPEGITYVHPRSRDVVLGGTFEPGRADLDPDPAARAGILRRAVALVPELAVAPVLGERIGLRPARQGGPRVEAERRDGGLLVHAYGHAGAGMTLSWGSADEVCDLVAGG; this is encoded by the coding sequence GTGGGAGATGTCATCGTCGTCGGGGGCGGCATCGTCGGGTTGACGACCGCGGTCCGGTTGCAGGAGCGGGGCGCGCGGGTCACGGTGTTCACCGCCGATCCGCCGGAGCGGTTGGTCTCGACGGTCGCGGCGGCGGTCTGGTATCCGACCCACACCGACGCCGATCCGCGCGTGCTGCGCTGGGCGGCCACCACCTACGAGGAGTTCCGCCGGCAGGCCGCCGACGGGGTGCCCGGCGTGCTGCTGCGCCGGACCCGGATGTTCCAGCGCCAGGCCGCAGACGGCCTGCCCTGGTGGGCGGAGGCGGCCGGGGACGTGCAGGCCGTCGACGCGCCCGCGCCGTACGTGCGCGAGTTGCGCTTCGTGGCCCCGCTGGCCGAGACGGCCACGTACCTCGACTGGCTGGGCGACCGGCTGGTGGCCGGCGGCGGCCAGGTGGTGCGACGCCGGGTGGAGTCGCTCGACGCCCTCTTCGCCGAGGCGCCGGTGGTGGTCAACGCCGCCGGCCTGGCCGCCGGCGCGCTCTGCGGCGACCCGACCGTGCTCCCGGTACGCGGCCAGGTCGTGCTGGTCGCCAACCCCGGCCTGGACGTGTCGGTCCGCGACGAGGACGATCCCGAGGGCATCACCTACGTGCATCCGCGCAGCCGGGACGTGGTGCTCGGCGGCACCTTCGAACCCGGTCGGGCGGACCTCGACCCCGACCCGGCGGCCCGGGCGGGCATTCTCCGCCGGGCGGTCGCGCTGGTGCCCGAACTCGCCGTCGCGCCGGTGCTCGGCGAGCGGATCGGCCTGCGGCCGGCCCGGCAGGGCGGCCCCCGGGTGGAGGCGGAACGCCGCGACGGGGGGCTGCTGGTGCACGCCTACGGACACGCGGGCGCGGGGATGACCCTCTCCTGGGGCAGCGCCGACGAGGTCTGCGACCTGGTCGCCGGCGGGTGA
- a CDS encoding glycosyl hydrolase family 95 catalytic domain-containing protein — translation MPDPTTTRPGPRIRFHHPATSWMDALPLGNGRLGAMVHAGRTRDRIALNADTLWSGGPRTHGVTGGPATLAEVRRLLLDEGDPAAAGVASKRLQGPNSEAYQPLGDLLVDLVAPTGGDCRRELDLTRAVATARTGATVRTAFCSAPDDVLVVRLRGDHPLDVTVTLRHPHREGWTTRPDPVTVAAGGRVPAHVPPPHPDRSEPVVYTPGEGMCFGYAVRVLARPGTVTADGDTLRVTGTREATLLVAAETAYRGWDRVPHDDRRRLLDAVTATLDAATAVGPDRLAARHEADHRALFDRVHLDLPGDPALDAVPTDERLARVRAGHADPGLAATLFAYGRYLLIAASRPGSQPATLQGVWCEDVQPAWSSNHTVNINLQMTYWAAETTNLPECHRPLFDMVDELAVSGARTARSLYDCAGWTAHHNVDLWRTSWPVGEGRDDPMWAMWPMGGVWLTLHLVDHAEFAGDDEFLAGRVWPLLRGLAAFFLDFLTPEGTGRLVSCPSTSPENTYRDPAGREVSVDVMTTMDVWLLRDLFRATLTAADRVARAGGDPTARADGDLVRRVRAARGRLPEPVVGPDGRLCEWSAPVTEVDPGHRHLSHLYGLCPGTAVDPVDTPAWSAAARRSLRARLDAGGGSTGWSRAWTIGLWARLGDGVAAAEGLRELFTHYTAPNLLNLQPPTTFQIDGTLGATAAIAELLVQSHNGRLRLLPALPPAWPDGTVRGLRARGPVLVDLAWRDGRPTSATFTAAHDRTILLALPPGVPGPSSVQVRAHVPTTLTFPG, via the coding sequence GTGCCTGACCCGACGACCACCCGGCCCGGTCCCCGGATCCGCTTCCACCACCCCGCCACGAGCTGGATGGACGCGCTGCCGCTGGGCAACGGCCGGCTCGGCGCGATGGTGCACGCCGGTCGCACCCGGGACCGGATCGCCCTCAACGCCGACACCCTCTGGTCCGGCGGACCCCGCACGCACGGCGTGACGGGCGGCCCCGCCACCCTCGCCGAGGTCCGCCGCCTCCTGCTCGACGAGGGCGACCCGGCCGCCGCCGGCGTCGCCTCGAAGCGGTTGCAGGGTCCGAACAGCGAGGCCTACCAGCCCCTCGGCGACCTGCTCGTCGACCTCGTCGCCCCGACCGGCGGTGACTGCCGGCGGGAACTGGACCTCACCCGGGCGGTGGCTACCGCGCGCACCGGCGCGACGGTCCGCACCGCGTTCTGCTCCGCCCCGGACGACGTCCTGGTGGTCCGGCTGCGCGGCGACCATCCGCTCGACGTCACCGTCACCCTGCGCCACCCGCACCGCGAGGGTTGGACCACGCGTCCCGACCCGGTGACCGTCGCCGCCGGGGGCCGGGTCCCCGCCCACGTGCCCCCACCTCATCCCGACCGGTCCGAGCCGGTCGTCTACACCCCCGGCGAGGGCATGTGCTTCGGGTACGCGGTGCGGGTGCTCGCCCGGCCGGGAACGGTCACCGCCGACGGCGACACCCTCCGGGTCACCGGCACCCGGGAGGCGACCCTGCTGGTGGCGGCGGAGACGGCGTACCGGGGCTGGGACCGGGTGCCGCACGACGACCGGCGGCGGTTGCTCGACGCGGTCACCGCGACCCTGGACGCGGCCACCGCCGTCGGCCCGGACCGGCTCGCCGCCCGGCACGAGGCCGACCACCGGGCGCTGTTCGACCGGGTCCACCTCGACCTGCCGGGTGACCCGGCCCTGGACGCCGTGCCCACCGACGAACGTCTCGCCCGGGTCCGGGCCGGGCACGCCGACCCCGGGCTGGCCGCCACGCTCTTCGCCTACGGCCGCTACCTGCTGATCGCCGCGTCGCGACCGGGTAGCCAGCCGGCCACCCTTCAGGGCGTCTGGTGCGAGGACGTGCAGCCGGCGTGGAGCAGCAACCACACCGTCAACATCAACCTCCAGATGACCTACTGGGCGGCGGAGACGACCAACCTGCCGGAGTGCCACCGGCCCCTGTTCGACATGGTGGACGAGTTGGCCGTCTCCGGGGCACGCACCGCCCGCTCGCTCTACGACTGCGCCGGCTGGACCGCCCACCACAACGTCGACCTGTGGCGGACGAGCTGGCCGGTGGGGGAGGGCCGGGACGACCCGATGTGGGCGATGTGGCCGATGGGCGGGGTGTGGCTGACCCTGCACCTGGTCGACCACGCCGAATTCGCCGGGGACGACGAGTTCCTCGCCGGCCGGGTTTGGCCGCTGCTGCGCGGCCTGGCCGCGTTCTTCCTCGACTTCCTCACCCCGGAGGGGACCGGCCGGCTGGTGAGCTGCCCGTCGACCTCGCCGGAGAACACCTACCGGGACCCCGCCGGCCGCGAGGTGTCGGTGGACGTGATGACCACGATGGACGTCTGGCTGCTGCGGGACCTGTTCCGGGCCACCCTCACCGCCGCCGACCGGGTCGCCCGCGCCGGCGGCGACCCGACCGCCCGTGCCGACGGCGACCTGGTCCGGCGCGTCCGTGCCGCCCGGGGCCGGCTGCCCGAGCCGGTGGTCGGCCCGGACGGACGGCTGTGTGAGTGGTCCGCGCCGGTGACCGAGGTCGACCCCGGCCACCGGCACCTGTCCCACCTCTACGGCCTCTGTCCGGGCACCGCCGTGGACCCGGTCGACACCCCGGCGTGGTCGGCGGCGGCCCGCCGCTCCCTGCGGGCCCGGCTGGACGCCGGTGGTGGCAGCACCGGCTGGAGCCGGGCCTGGACCATCGGCCTCTGGGCCCGCCTCGGGGACGGCGTCGCCGCCGCCGAGGGCCTGCGCGAGCTGTTCACCCACTACACGGCCCCGAACCTGCTCAACCTCCAACCACCGACGACCTTCCAGATCGACGGCACCCTCGGGGCCACCGCCGCCATCGCCGAGCTGCTGGTGCAGAGCCACAACGGCCGGCTACGGCTCCTGCCCGCCCTGCCACCGGCCTGGCCGGACGGGACGGTCCGAGGGCTGCGCGCCCGGGGACCGGTGCTGGTCGACCTCGCCTGGCGGGACGGTCGACCCACCTCGGCCACCTTCACCGCCGCCCACGACCGCACCATCCTGCTGGCCCTTCCGCCGGGGGTCCCCGGTCCGTCGAGCGTGCAGGTGCGCGCGCACGTCCCGACCACCCTGACCTTCCCCGGCTGA
- a CDS encoding beta-galactosidase, whose amino-acid sequence MVLDGRLCYGGDYNPEQWPAEVWKQDVELMRQARVTLVTVGVFAWSRLEPAPGRYTFDWLDQVLDLLHAGGIRVALATPTASPPPWFSLAHPDALPVTADGVRLHHGSRDTYCAAAPAYRAAARRITGLLAERYADHPALALWHVHNEYGTTCHCHHAEAGFRRWLRDRYRDLDALNDAWTTSFWSQHHSDWAQVSTPRATQYLPNPGQVLDFRRYWSDELLAAYVEQRNLLRAATPGVPVTTNYVLGDWVPVDHARWAAEVDLVAIDHYPSDAGPAAEEQIALAADLARGWARHGARHHARATDGDLPGARGSWLLMESAPNLIYTPGRMHTREPGRMARHSLAYVARGSRGAMFFQWRAPRGGAELFHSALVPHAGPDSRIFREAVELGGMLDRLAEVDAGVVEAPVAIAWDAASGWALQQRALPSDRIHHHTEVAVAHRALRRAGYACDPVLPGDPLTGYALLVLPALYLADDDTAAWVRDHVHGGGHVVIGYLSGVADEHARIRLGGYPGAYRDVLGVRVEEFHLLADGEEVPLTGGGTGRFWAETVRVAGAEPVDAYAAGVLAGQPAVTRHRYGDGVAWYVSTRPDEGTYQRLLDEAARAAGASPTCPDAPPGVEAVRRRSPEASWLFLLNHTASAQRVPTAGIDLLTGAVVEDAVTLPAGGVAVVRERAGA is encoded by the coding sequence ATGGTGCTGGACGGTCGGCTCTGCTACGGCGGCGACTACAACCCGGAGCAGTGGCCGGCGGAGGTCTGGAAGCAGGACGTCGAGCTGATGCGGCAGGCCCGGGTCACCCTGGTCACCGTCGGCGTCTTCGCCTGGTCCCGCCTCGAACCCGCCCCCGGCCGGTACACCTTCGACTGGCTCGACCAGGTGCTCGACCTGCTGCACGCTGGTGGCATCCGGGTCGCCCTGGCCACCCCCACCGCCTCGCCCCCGCCCTGGTTCTCCCTGGCCCACCCGGACGCGCTGCCGGTCACCGCCGACGGCGTCCGGCTGCACCACGGCAGCCGGGACACCTACTGCGCCGCCGCGCCGGCCTACCGCGCCGCCGCCCGCCGGATCACCGGCCTGCTGGCCGAGCGGTACGCCGACCATCCGGCGCTCGCGCTCTGGCACGTGCACAACGAGTACGGCACCACCTGCCACTGCCACCACGCCGAGGCCGGCTTCCGACGCTGGCTCCGGGACCGCTACCGGGACCTCGACGCGCTCAACGACGCCTGGACCACCAGCTTCTGGAGCCAGCACCACTCCGACTGGGCGCAGGTGAGCACCCCCCGGGCCACCCAGTACCTGCCCAACCCGGGCCAGGTGCTCGACTTCCGGCGCTACTGGTCCGACGAACTGCTCGCCGCGTACGTCGAGCAGCGGAACCTGCTCCGCGCGGCGACCCCGGGGGTGCCGGTCACCACCAACTACGTGCTCGGCGACTGGGTGCCGGTCGACCACGCCCGTTGGGCCGCCGAGGTCGACCTGGTCGCGATCGACCACTACCCGTCCGACGCCGGGCCGGCCGCCGAGGAGCAGATCGCCCTCGCCGCCGACCTGGCCCGGGGCTGGGCCCGGCACGGCGCCCGCCACCACGCCCGCGCCACCGACGGCGACCTGCCCGGCGCGCGCGGCTCCTGGCTGCTGATGGAGAGTGCCCCCAACCTGATCTACACGCCGGGGCGGATGCACACCCGGGAGCCCGGCCGGATGGCCCGGCACAGCCTGGCGTACGTCGCCCGGGGCTCCCGGGGGGCGATGTTCTTCCAGTGGCGCGCGCCGCGCGGCGGCGCGGAACTCTTCCACTCCGCCCTGGTGCCGCACGCCGGACCGGACAGCCGGATCTTCCGGGAGGCCGTCGAGCTGGGCGGCATGCTGGACCGGCTCGCCGAGGTCGACGCCGGGGTCGTCGAGGCCCCGGTGGCCATCGCCTGGGACGCCGCCAGCGGCTGGGCGTTGCAGCAGCGTGCCCTGCCGTCCGACCGGATCCACCACCACACCGAGGTGGCCGTCGCGCACCGGGCGCTCCGGCGGGCCGGATACGCCTGCGACCCGGTGCTCCCCGGCGACCCGCTGACCGGGTACGCGTTGCTCGTCCTGCCCGCCCTCTACCTCGCCGACGACGACACCGCCGCCTGGGTGCGCGACCACGTCCACGGCGGCGGGCACGTGGTGATCGGCTACCTCAGTGGGGTCGCCGACGAGCACGCCCGGATCCGGCTCGGCGGCTACCCGGGGGCGTACCGGGACGTCCTCGGCGTCCGGGTGGAGGAGTTCCACCTGCTCGCCGACGGCGAGGAGGTCCCGCTGACCGGCGGCGGCACCGGCCGGTTCTGGGCGGAGACCGTCCGGGTCGCCGGGGCGGAACCGGTCGACGCGTACGCGGCCGGGGTGCTCGCCGGGCAGCCGGCCGTAACCCGCCACCGGTACGGCGACGGCGTCGCCTGGTACGTCTCCACCCGCCCCGACGAGGGCACGTACCAGCGACTGCTCGACGAGGCGGCCCGCGCCGCCGGTGCGTCACCGACCTGCCCGGACGCGCCGCCCGGCGTCGAGGCGGTGCGGCGCCGCAGCCCGGAGGCGAGCTGGCTGTTCCTGCTCAACCACACCGCTTCGGCGCAGCGGGTGCCGACCGCCGGGATCGACCTGCTCACCGGCGCGGTGGTCGAGGACGCGGTGACCCTGCCCGCCGGGGGCGTCGCGGTGGTCCGGGAGCGGGCCGGTGCCTGA
- a CDS encoding TIM-barrel domain-containing protein — protein sequence MPYRPPLVPFETFVADPPDLPVRRAGDDGPAVVARAEVVETDDHGLTLKSATSDGGSLVVRVEAAGDGVVRVRLAEDPQARSRSARILPLVTAEPRPARVTVDDGVVRLDAGAVVAEIRLDPWHLRFLAPDGRVLLQQDGGTLDISGRRRTLPFGRSGSGGQPVAYHESFVAPGDERFVGFGEKFTPLDKRGQRALMWNFDAFGSESDRAHKCVPFYLSNRGYGVLVDSGLPVEFDVCQSTHSSVQILVPDDVLDYYVLAGPTPTEVLDRFDRLTGRPYLPPKWAFGSWISSGFYPDSQERVLERARRIRERGIPCDVLHLDCYWQVDGRWSDLQWDTEQFPDPAGMMATLAEQGFRVCLWINPYVSADSPLYAEAAEAGYFLTHADGRTYVADVWHGSHAASAIVDFTDPEATDWFTGLLRPLLEQGAAVFKTDFAEGVPADAVAANGMTGVELHNVYALLFNDAVSEVTREVAGHDTVWARSSFLGGQRHAAQWSGDVNATWPALASTMRGGLSHGLSGIPFWSHDTGGFHGTPEPDLYVRWTQFGAFSPLVRLHGTTSRLPWDFPAETERHAVAALRLRYRFLPYLYSAAAEAARTGAPMMRALLVDTPDDPTAWTRDLEYRLGRDLLVAPMYDPTGRRTVYLPDGDRWVDAHTGEVHTGGRHLRVDVPLERTPLFVRHGALLPVGPPADRIADGPFTDVTLVSWGGVDGRTVVHDSDGDTVVTAVRDGDTLRVTTDGPLRLRGVALAPVAGADAPTRVLLDDVEVPAAPLDGLFDAGA from the coding sequence ATGCCGTACCGCCCGCCACTGGTGCCGTTCGAGACCTTCGTGGCCGACCCGCCCGACCTGCCGGTCCGCCGCGCCGGGGACGACGGCCCCGCCGTGGTCGCCCGGGCCGAGGTGGTGGAGACCGACGACCACGGGTTGACCCTCAAGAGCGCCACCTCCGACGGCGGCTCCCTGGTCGTCCGGGTGGAGGCCGCCGGCGACGGCGTGGTCCGGGTGCGGCTCGCCGAGGATCCGCAGGCCCGCAGCCGGTCCGCCCGGATCCTGCCGCTGGTCACCGCCGAGCCCCGGCCCGCCCGGGTCACCGTCGACGACGGGGTGGTCCGGCTCGACGCCGGGGCGGTCGTCGCCGAGATCCGGCTCGACCCGTGGCACCTGCGCTTCCTCGCCCCGGACGGGCGGGTCCTGCTCCAGCAGGACGGCGGCACCCTGGACATCTCCGGCCGGCGGCGCACCCTGCCGTTCGGCCGCTCCGGCTCCGGCGGGCAGCCGGTGGCGTACCACGAGAGCTTCGTGGCCCCCGGCGACGAGCGCTTCGTCGGCTTCGGGGAGAAGTTCACCCCGCTGGACAAGCGCGGCCAGCGTGCCCTGATGTGGAACTTCGACGCCTTCGGCAGCGAGTCGGACCGGGCGCACAAGTGCGTGCCGTTCTACCTGTCGAACCGGGGCTACGGGGTGCTGGTCGACAGTGGCCTGCCGGTCGAGTTCGACGTCTGCCAGTCCACCCACAGCAGCGTGCAGATCCTGGTTCCGGACGACGTGCTCGACTACTACGTCCTGGCCGGGCCGACCCCGACCGAGGTCCTCGACCGGTTCGACCGGCTCACCGGCCGGCCGTACCTGCCGCCGAAGTGGGCGTTCGGGTCCTGGATCTCCTCCGGCTTCTACCCCGACAGCCAGGAACGGGTGCTGGAGCGGGCCCGCCGCATCCGCGAGCGGGGCATCCCCTGCGACGTGCTGCACCTGGACTGCTACTGGCAGGTCGACGGGCGCTGGTCGGACCTCCAGTGGGACACCGAACAGTTCCCCGACCCGGCCGGCATGATGGCCACCCTCGCCGAGCAGGGGTTCCGGGTCTGCCTCTGGATCAACCCGTACGTCTCGGCCGACAGCCCGCTCTACGCCGAGGCGGCCGAGGCCGGCTACTTCCTGACCCACGCCGACGGGCGCACCTACGTGGCCGACGTCTGGCACGGCAGCCACGCGGCCAGCGCGATCGTCGACTTCACCGACCCGGAGGCGACCGACTGGTTCACCGGGCTGCTGCGCCCGCTGCTGGAACAGGGCGCGGCGGTGTTCAAGACGGACTTCGCCGAGGGGGTGCCGGCCGACGCGGTGGCCGCCAACGGCATGACCGGCGTGGAACTGCACAACGTGTACGCGCTGCTGTTCAACGACGCGGTCTCGGAGGTGACCCGGGAGGTGGCCGGGCACGACACCGTCTGGGCCCGGTCGTCCTTCCTCGGCGGCCAGCGGCACGCCGCCCAGTGGAGCGGCGACGTCAACGCCACCTGGCCGGCCCTGGCCAGCACGATGCGCGGCGGCCTCTCGCACGGGCTCTCCGGCATCCCGTTCTGGAGCCACGACACCGGCGGCTTCCACGGCACCCCCGAGCCCGACCTGTACGTCCGCTGGACCCAGTTCGGGGCGTTCTCGCCGCTGGTCCGGCTGCACGGCACCACCAGCCGGCTGCCCTGGGACTTCCCGGCCGAGACCGAACGGCACGCGGTGGCGGCGCTGCGGTTGCGCTACCGGTTCCTGCCGTACCTCTACTCCGCCGCGGCCGAGGCGGCCCGCACCGGGGCGCCGATGATGCGGGCCCTGCTGGTGGACACTCCGGACGACCCGACCGCGTGGACCCGCGACCTGGAGTACCGGCTCGGCCGGGACCTGCTGGTCGCCCCGATGTACGACCCGACCGGCCGGCGCACCGTCTACCTTCCCGACGGCGACCGGTGGGTCGACGCGCACACCGGCGAGGTGCACACCGGCGGGCGGCACCTGCGCGTCGACGTGCCGCTGGAGCGGACCCCGCTCTTCGTCCGGCACGGCGCGCTGTTGCCGGTCGGCCCCCCGGCCGACCGGATCGCCGACGGCCCGTTCACCGACGTCACGCTGGTGAGCTGGGGTGGCGTGGACGGTCGTACGGTCGTGCACGACTCCGACGGCGACACGGTCGTCACGGCGGTCCGCGACGGCGACACCCTGCGGGTCACCACCGACGGACCGCTGCGGCTGCGCGGGGTGGCCCTCGCGCCGGTGGCCGGGGCCGACGCACCGACCCGGGTGCTGCTCGACGACGTCGAGGTGCCGGCGGCACCGCTCGACGGGCTGTTCGACGCAGGCGCCTGA
- a CDS encoding carbohydrate ABC transporter permease yields the protein MTAQLSGAGPVPVAPPPDGGPRKRRARPDRSVWEGPPSPAGQLGKGVVLTLLVLAVLFPMWSVVVTSLASRETISETGGMVVVPREFDPSAYVTIFNGGQITQAVWISTLVTVLGTAVSLVLTVLAAYGLSRPGSVAHRGLLFFFLLTFLIFPGLVPSYLVVTGLGLKDSIWSLILPSAISVFNLVVIRAFFMNVPGELVDSARIDGAGEFRILWTIMLPLSKAVVAVVGLFYAVGYWNAYFNSVLYIDDNDKFPIQRVLQTYILGGQSPAVSGASFNIPGVTAYPPTLAVKMAVVVVTVLPAVIVYPFVQRHFTKGVITGAVKG from the coding sequence ATGACCGCACAACTCAGTGGGGCCGGACCGGTGCCGGTGGCGCCGCCGCCGGACGGCGGGCCCCGGAAGCGGCGTGCCCGGCCGGATCGTTCGGTCTGGGAGGGCCCGCCCTCGCCGGCCGGCCAGCTCGGCAAGGGCGTCGTGCTCACGCTGTTGGTGCTCGCCGTGCTCTTTCCGATGTGGTCGGTGGTGGTGACCAGCCTCGCCTCCCGGGAGACGATCAGCGAGACCGGTGGCATGGTCGTGGTGCCGCGCGAGTTCGACCCGAGCGCGTACGTCACGATCTTCAACGGCGGACAGATCACCCAGGCGGTCTGGATCAGCACCCTGGTCACCGTCCTCGGCACGGCGGTCAGCCTGGTGCTCACCGTGCTCGCCGCGTACGGGCTCTCCCGGCCGGGCTCGGTGGCGCACCGGGGACTGCTCTTCTTCTTCCTGCTGACCTTCCTGATCTTTCCTGGCCTGGTGCCCAGCTACCTGGTGGTCACCGGCCTGGGCCTGAAGGACAGCATCTGGTCGCTGATCCTGCCCAGCGCGATCAGCGTCTTCAACCTGGTGGTGATCCGGGCGTTCTTCATGAACGTCCCCGGCGAGCTGGTGGACAGCGCCCGGATCGACGGGGCGGGGGAGTTCCGCATCCTCTGGACGATCATGTTGCCGCTGTCGAAGGCGGTCGTCGCGGTGGTCGGGCTCTTCTACGCCGTCGGGTACTGGAACGCGTACTTCAACTCGGTGCTCTACATCGACGACAACGACAAGTTCCCGATCCAGCGGGTGTTGCAGACCTACATCCTGGGTGGACAGTCACCGGCCGTCTCCGGGGCGTCGTTCAACATTCCCGGGGTGACCGCGTACCCGCCCACGCTGGCGGTCAAGATGGCGGTGGTGGTGGTCACCGTGCTGCCCGCCGTGATCGTCTATCCGTTCGTGCAACGGCACTTCACCAAGGGTGTGATCACCGGCGCGGTCAAGGGCTGA
- a CDS encoding ABC transporter permease has protein sequence MSRAGAAGAVDAPATDREPPPAGRTPKRGRRRGDRPRPRRNLRARLRRDWPLLAMTAPAALLLLVFHYLPTLGNVIAFQDYNPFVGDDPLEAFLYSEWIGFGNFEALFRDPLFWDAVGNTLTITAFQLVFFFPLPILLAILLNSLVSGRVRGFVQSVVYLPHFFSWVLVITFFVQMLGGAGLLAQEMRQAGLEPWNVMTNPDTFIVLVTAEAVWKDIGWGAIVFLAALAAIDPNLYEAAAADGAGRWRRLWHITLPGLRPVIVLLLIMRLGDALSVGFEQFILQRDAVGREAAEVLDTFVYYQAIATQQWGLGAAAGLFKAVVGLLLIVTANHLAHRMGEQGVYSRS, from the coding sequence ATGAGCCGGGCGGGCGCGGCCGGGGCGGTGGACGCCCCGGCCACCGACCGGGAGCCGCCCCCCGCCGGTCGTACGCCGAAGCGGGGTCGCCGACGCGGTGACCGGCCCCGCCCCCGGCGCAACCTGCGGGCCCGGCTGCGCCGGGACTGGCCGCTGCTGGCGATGACCGCGCCGGCCGCGCTCCTGCTGCTGGTCTTCCACTACCTGCCGACCCTCGGCAACGTGATCGCCTTCCAGGACTACAACCCGTTCGTCGGCGACGACCCGCTCGAGGCGTTCCTGTACAGCGAGTGGATCGGCTTCGGCAACTTCGAGGCGCTCTTCCGCGACCCGCTGTTCTGGGACGCCGTCGGCAACACCCTCACCATCACCGCGTTCCAACTGGTCTTCTTCTTCCCACTGCCGATCCTGCTGGCGATCCTGCTCAACAGCCTGGTCTCCGGCCGGGTGCGCGGCTTCGTGCAGAGCGTGGTCTACCTGCCGCACTTCTTCAGCTGGGTACTGGTGATCACGTTCTTCGTGCAGATGCTCGGCGGCGCCGGTCTGCTGGCCCAGGAGATGCGCCAGGCCGGGCTGGAACCATGGAACGTGATGACCAACCCGGACACGTTCATCGTGCTGGTCACCGCCGAGGCGGTCTGGAAGGACATCGGCTGGGGCGCGATCGTCTTCCTGGCCGCCCTGGCCGCCATCGACCCCAACCTGTACGAGGCCGCGGCGGCCGACGGCGCGGGCCGGTGGCGACGGCTCTGGCACATCACCCTGCCCGGCCTGCGCCCGGTGATCGTCCTACTGCTCATCATGCGGCTGGGCGACGCGCTCTCGGTCGGCTTCGAGCAGTTCATCCTCCAGCGCGACGCGGTCGGCCGGGAGGCCGCCGAGGTGCTGGACACCTTCGTCTACTACCAGGCGATCGCCACCCAGCAGTGGGGCCTGGGCGCCGCCGCCGGCCTGTTCAAGGCGGTTGTCGGTCTGCTGCTCATCGTCACCGCCAACCACCTGGCACACCGGATGGGCGAACAGGGGGTGTATTCGAGATCATGA